In Carya illinoinensis cultivar Pawnee chromosome 6, C.illinoinensisPawnee_v1, whole genome shotgun sequence, a single genomic region encodes these proteins:
- the LOC122312434 gene encoding uncharacterized protein LOC122312434, with protein MAMKMAAMLRSAGGNMGYTLGLRRLSHIMAFPPPLEGVVDRGVTSQPFVLPEFYRDRDDDDNINSIGFEFPNFTSAGSMELMAVPKRKVSPHKRGIRNGPKALKPIPVIIRCKGCGRVKLPHFYCCSGNRGSVDEQNDATR; from the exons ATGGCCATGAAAATGGCGGCGATGCTAAGGAGCGCTGGGGGTAACATGGGGTACACGTTAGGGCTTCGGAGATTGAGCCACATCATGGCCTTTCCTCCGCCCCTGGAGGGGGTCGTCGACCGTGGGGTCACATCCCAACCATTCGTTTTGCCGGAGTTCTATCGGGACCGAGACGACGACGACAACATCAACAGCATCGGGTTCGAGTTCCCAAATTTTACTTCTGCTGGATCTATGGAGCTGATGGCTGTCCCCAAAAGGAAG GTTTCTCCCCATAAGAGAGGCATAAGAAATGGACCAAAGGCCTTGAAACCTATTCCTGTGATAATACGGTGCAA GGGCTGTGGTCGGGTCAAGCTGCCCCACTTCTACTGTTGCAGTGGAAATAGAGGAAGTGTCGATGAGCAAAATGATGCAACCAGATGA